The segment ACAGGTTTGAATCACAAAATCTTTTAACAACAAGGATTGATTTAAAATAACCAAGTTGGGAAGAGTCTGAAAAACTAACTTCAAACATTCATGTGACAtactgtttttgttttttgttttttttatcttGTATTCAACAATAGATCAAGAAGAAGATACGAATCCTACCTCAAAATGCAATTTccaggcatgaatcttgatgaaatGCTTCCCATTCTGCTGctcccatccaaatcttccatttttcttcaaaaaaaaactcCCCAaaaccaagaacccccaaaatgtctcccaaaactaggttaaaagaaaaagccctaattttgccctaatttcaatttcgaatttagggttttatttctaaaatacaataaatgaaaatccaaatgggaatcattcattccctccttgttcatttttcttttaaaatttaaaagcttctatttcatattcaactttaatttaatttactgaaaatcaaacttttatattttatcaactatacaagtaagaagaaataatttcttttaaataataataattttcccttttccctccaaatgcgaaaatgcgtaatttattgctatctccccaaatgtctttaaatttttcctttccaaaaacgcataatctcattaaattcattattttaaaattagctattaaattaactcgctacaacataataaagcgatatttttaaataaatgactaatctaatgcaagagtttaatttattctaatttctcgactacaaatgcataaaagttacaaatgcgtaaatgagcacactaacctcagttaaataccttaaacttgctacaataataatttaaagcaaatctctttaattactgattaatcatataaataagctacctatttaaatttctatatctctaatgtgtacgcttaaccataattttaaatttaatacttaggataacaaacctcacttacctcgtgcaagacacgcaaatcgaggtagtcctccaaatctctcgacacgcatcccaatgaaaggcaagctccacgaatccacgcacgatgctcacctaaccatggctaaggcaagacgtgcgttatatgaccactaattccgaattcaaaagatgaaagagcatactcaaccttgcaagttccaaaggaggtgaaccttgccctaagcggtgttgtacctgcaatctcctgcacccatgaattcatacaagcatgcatatacatatacatattcaatgaagacgttagctcaagatttatctcaagggttaggaaacaattacatttacacgaaaatcgatgcaaaagcacaataataagtatgcacagtttatttatattatctaaactacacattgcatattggttgatctaccattcaagaatgccacataggaagtcaatcaaggttaaacgggttttaaaagtccgactagggtatgggcattacacgaACCCAATGAAGAAGATGAGAAACTTCTATGGACAAGGAATAACAACAAATCCATGAAATTATTAGTGGATGGAGTAAAAGATCATATCGTCCCTATTATCTCAAAGTTAAATACAACCTATCTAATGTTCTCAACTCTAGAGAACATGTTTGAGATAAATAATACTAGCAGGGCTCTTGCTCTGAAACAGTAGCTCCACCATATCAAGATGAACCAAGGAGAAACTATCACTTCATATTTCATGAGGATAACGGAGCTAAGGAACCAACTATCTACAATTGGTCACACATTCGATAGCAAGGAGTTAACCATGTTGGCACTCAATGGGCTTCCTACCTCTTGGGAATCATTTATTCAAGCGATTAGTGCACGATCCAAACTTCCCAAATTTGATCGATTAAAAACCGATTGCatacaagaagaatcaagattggtcACTAGAGGGATTGGAATAAACTCTACAAATGAAGACATGCAAGTCCTAAGCTCTCAGTCGcacaaaagagaaaagaaaaataacttCAAGAAGAAGAAAGGCAAGGACTCAACCGGGAAGCGTTCATTCAAAAGGAGAAGGGACCTGTCTAAAgttcaatgctttagatgtgataaATATGGTCATATTGTTGTAAAGTGCCCAGACAGGCCCAAGCCTCAAGCCTCAATTGCAGAAGTCAGTAAGGCCAACTCAGATTCCGAAAAACTTATATTCTGCGCAGCTCTCTCCAATCAAGTATCTACCAACCTTAACACTTGGGTAATAGACAATGGGGCATCCCGACATATAATAGGATTTAGAGAGCACCTAGACACTTTGGTAGAAAATTCTGATGAGAAAGTCACAATTGGAGATGATTCAAACAACCCAGTGAAAGGGATCGAAACCTGTACCATTCAACTAAATCAGGCATCTCCCTTCAATTAACAGGTGTGCTATTTGTGTCGGGCATCAAACGCAACCTGGTTTCCATATCAACTCTTGAAGACAAGGGATACAGAATCACCTCCATGGATGGAAAAGTCTTAGCTTGGCCTAAGAACTCAAATATCAAGAAGGCACACACCATCGGAGTTCGACATGGGTGTCTGTACAAAATTTGCACTTCTCCTTCACAAGCACTTATTCATGAATCTTCTAACAGTTGtgaattatggcatagaagattagggcatCTTCATTTTTGTGCTTTACCCTCTATAGAGAAAATGGGTACAGGGATACCTAAGCTAACTCAAGAACATGAAGGAATCTGCAAAGGTTGTGCCTTAGGAAAGAATACccagggcatatttcatagtagtgaaagtaaatccaaaaatgtattagaaattGTTCATTCTGATTTTTGTGGACCTATGTCAGTATCCTCTTtaggaggatttttgtattatgttatttttgtagatgattattctagaaagacatggatatattttctaaagtgtaaAGAGTCTGATAAAGTCCTTAAAAGGTTTAAGGAATTCAAGGCTCTAGTAGAAAATATATCAAGTAAAAGTATAAAAACCCTTAGATCAGATAATAGGGGGGAATACATCTCTGAAAACTTTAATTTCTTTTGTAATAATGTTGGGATTTAGAGGGAGTTCAttgttccttacaaccctcaacaaaatggggtagcataaaggaaaaacaaaattatagtagaagcagccaaagccatgatgcatgaccagaACCTTCATACCTCATTCTGGGTCTAAGCCTCTAGTGTTGTTGTGTATATCCAAAACAGATGTCCACATtcctttcttgataacaaaactcctgaagaagcattCACAAGAATCAAACCTGACATAGGTCACTTAAGAATTTTTGGTTGTCCTATTTACATTCACATCCCTAAGGAGAAAAGATCTAAATTAGAATCCTTTGGAAAAAAGGGaatctttgttgggtatagtgaaacttctaaagcctatagGGTCTATATTCTTGatcaaagacaaattgaactaaacggggatgtaatatttgaagaggatattgcattcaaaagatctaaGGATATTAATGAAACAAATGATGAATCTCCTCAATACAATGAAACAGATCACTcctctgagattcagagggagactcacGAAACAATTGAAGGCAAAAATCACACTGAACCTATGGACTATACTGATGAACCTAGAGACACTAATTTGattaagaaaagaccactatgggccaggAAGATGATTGAGGAGGCTGAAAATTATACAGCTCCAAAAGGAACTTTCAGGGAAAGTAAAAGACCTAATAGATTCTCCAGCTATGTTGCACTAATGAGTGAAATCATAAATTCAAAACCTTCTAATGTTGAGGAAGCCTTCCAACATCAAGCCTGGAAAGAAGCCATGACATAAGAGTATAAGTTTATTCTCAAGAATGATGTATGGgacattgtgcctaggcctaaggaCAAATCAGTGGTGTCTTCTAAGTGgtttttcaaaatcaaacatgttgcagatgggagtattgaaaaatacaaagcaaggtttgtcaccagaggtttctctcagaaagagggaattgattatgaagagacatttgctcctattGCCTGATACACTTCTGTCAGAGCTGTGATTGCTATTGTTGCATCAAAGGGATGGaaaatccatcaaatggatgtaaagactgcaTTTATAAACGGTGTAATAGAGGAGGAAGTCTATctggaacaacctgaaggatttgtagtGCATGGACAACATTATcatgtttgtaaattgaagaaagccttgtatgggctCAAACGGGCTCCTCAGGCCTAGTATGAAAGGATAGATCACTATCTATCAGGACTTGGCTTCTCGAAGAATGATGCAGATTCGAACCTTTACTTCAAGGTAATAAATGGAGATATGTTAATTCCTAttttttatgttgatgacttgataatCACAGGAGAAGAGTGTCTCATCATCAAGTGTAAACAAGACCTTGCATCCaaatttgacatgaaggacttagGGCTTCTACACTATTTTCTCGGTTTAGAAGTATGGCAGCAGACTGTTGGGATTATCTTAAATCAAGGGAAATACACTATTGACATTCTGAAaaggtttggaatgatggattgtaagccTATGTCCACTCTCATGGAAACAAACTTACACAAGTTAAGAGAGGCAGGTGCAAGTTCTGAATCAGTAGATTCCACCCTCTATCGACAGATGATTGAATCATTGATGTATTTGatcaatactagaccagatatttttTATGTTGTGAATGCACTCAGTCGGTTCATGTGTGAACCGAAGCAGTTACATATAGTTGCACCAAAACACATCTTGAGATATCTTCGTGGAACAATTGGATATGGCTTAAAGTATAAAGAGGTAGATCTAAACTTATATGGATATACaaactcagattgggctggaagtgtggtgGATCGTAAAAGCACATCAAGGTGTTGCTTTAGTTtaggatcagctatgatatcctggtttagcaggAAGCAATCTTCAGTTGCTCAGAGCTCCACAGAAGCATAGTACATTGTGACATCTATAGGAGCACAAGAAGCAGTATGGTTGAGAAAAttccttgtaggattgtttggacaatccttaGATCCTACCATCATCCACTGTGACAACCAGAGTTGTATAAAGCTTTcagtaaatccagtatttcatgacaaatccaaacatattgaaataccttatcactatgttagagacatggtggagagAAAGGTAATCCAGTTGAGGTATATTAGTactaaagatcaaacaacaaacattctcaccaagcctctcgccAAAACAAAGGTAGAACACTtcagaggtaagcttggtatgattGAAATGTAAATTCTGAGATTGAGTCTCAGCATTATTATTGTACTAATATATTCTAAAGATGTTTAATATAAACTCATTTTGTCATTTCATGACTTTATGGGCCCTTGTGTGCATCATTGAGAAGTGACGACTTCTAAATGATAATCAGTTGTATTCTTTTGGTAGTTATTGCAAAGTGACGACTTTACAATAACTTTACTATCTATCATGGTAGATATCATATGGTTGATATCTGTGAACATGTCATGATAGTTCATATCTTAAAACAATATCAACTAAGTAATGGGTATCATGGAGATTGATATCTATTAGTTGTATTACTGAGATATGTCATGGTGGATGTTAAGTGTTTTAATATCCATGGATATGCCATGAAATTTAGATCCCTATGGTaggcatcatatggttgatgctaGTGCACATACCATATTGGATATTGTGAGCCATTCGTGAATGTCATAAGTGTTGATATTTGTACACCATTGCTCCTTATATCATGAGATGATATCTACACCACTCCTTATGTGGTTCGTATGTGTATAAATTGTGATCATCCTCCCTATCTAAGAGGGTCGGAGTAATCCTATCAATGAAATCATATACATGATTGATCTCTATTACTGATCATAGTCAGGATGATTAATAATTAGGAAGATATcattatgtatatatgtgcatatatatattaaGTGTTCttcatcattatatatatatatatatatatatatatatatatatatgcacatatatacataattTGGAATTGTATTATATGTATTAATCATGACAATCGATTATATGATTAATGTCATATATGTAATTATTAATCATGTTGATTATGAAAATCGATTATATAAACTAATCATGTATTAATCTACTTTGATCATATAAACCGATTAAGAGAATAGGTGATGTATACTAGCATTATATTAAGTAAATCGATCATATATGAATCGATGAAGACAATTAATCATTATCATGAGAATCGATTAAATGTATCGATCTGATATTATATTAATTATGAATCGATCTTATATTGATTATGAATCGAATTATGCTAAGATGTTGATTGATTATGTAAATCGAGTGAGAACTTAACATATGTAATTAGATCGTTGTCTAAACACAACTGATTAATTGAGAGGAGAATGCCTATTCAAAGAGGCATGACTCCACATGAATCTGATTCACGTGGAGGCATGACTCTTTGAAGACATGCCTCCTCCAAATATTACATATATTGAGATGAGTATCGAGTCATTGATAAGTACAAAAATTGAAAGTGCAAGTCATAGACATTGatactcaaatatatatatatatatatatataaaagatcaagTTTGATTCATTTGAATTATTAGTATTCATCTCTTGTCAGCAGTAACCTTATTGACAAGTTGGTAAATATATCCAACTGAGTTGAGTAacaacaataaagaataaaactaaaATTCTTCTACTTCCAAAATCTGATCTATTTTAACACTCAAAATGCTCTAACATGACAATGATAGTAACATAATTCTCCAACCATCTAGATATAGTATAATTTAGCAGCATGACTACAACAATACTGAGAACATCTATCGAACAATCTCCCTCTGAGACAACtccctttttgacatcaatgagaacttaTGTCCAACAATttatccctttgtcattgatggaaaataacaAAAGGTTGTTGGCACATAAACATATATTAGAGAAATTTAATATAGCAAGACCAAGAACTCCCCCTATCTGAAGTAacttatctccattcttcttagcaTTTTCAgtcaatttctccccctttgacatcaatgataaagctAAACAAGTTTTTGAGTCCACTAGTTCAATTCTCATAGCACAACTTCTAGAAATATTTCCCCTGAGTCCATGTACTAGTAGTCTTGACGAGATATGCATATGTACGAATCCACAAGACCACCAAGCCTTCTTGAGGTAGGAAGTGTTGATTCAAGAAACTACTCCCAAATTCTTccaaagatactcaaaattatccttgggaagaggttttgtgaagatgtgtgTTATTTTCTTCTTAGTTTCAACAATTCCAACCTACTTGTTTATAACTTTatctcttaggaaatgatacttaattgtgaTGTGTTTTTTCCTTGAGTGCATTATTGGGTTCTTTGACATATTGATATCACTTGTATTATCCCATAGAAATAAAATAGGTTCATCAATCTTCACCTTCATctcttttagattttatttcatacaTAAAAAAATGTGTGGAACAAGAAACCGTTGCAATGTATTTGTCTTTTGTGGTAGATAGAGACAATAATTCTttcttcttactcaaccatgaaactaGTCTATCAATAAGAAAGAACGCTCCTCCACTTGCACTCTTTGGGTGATCAATACACCCAACCCAATTTGCATCAACATATGCAGTGAAACTAAAATTTTCAATCTTAGGATACCGAAATCCAAAATTCATTGTATCTTTTAGGTACCATAAAGTCCTCTTTACTGCTTTGATGTAAGTCTCCTTAGGTGTTTCTTGAAACCTTGCAACCATTTGACTGCTTGCATGATATCTGATCTACATACAATCACATATAAATAGTCTTCCAATTATTGATCTATATATTGTCTGATTTGCTAGAGTTGAATCATCATCCTTACTCAACTTATATCCAGTACCCATCAATGTTCTTACCAGTTTTCAATCCTCCATCTTGAACTTGTTCAACATTTCGTTTATATACTTGTTCCAAGAAATGAATATACCTTTTTTGATTGAAAaatatgtaaagtaagaaagaaatACAACTCACCAAGCATAGACATTTAAAAATCCTTTTTTCATATAATTTCAAAACTCCTTGTACACAAACTATCACGatttcctccaaagatgatatcatcaacattaAACCACAACTATCAATAAATGATTACAATAAATTTGTATATACAAGTTTCTATTAGCACAACCTCACCTAGAACATTGTTGTTACAAGTACCTATGTAGCCCGAAATACAAAGCCCTTGAGGCTTGCTTGAGTCTATATaaggccttcttcaatctgcacacaatATCTAGTTTGTTTAAGTTCTAAAATCCTTTCGGTTGTTCAATGTAGAATTCTCCTTCTAGTTCCTCTTTTAGAAATGTatactttacatccatctgattaAATTTTGAATTCTAAAATGTTGATAGAGCAAAAATAATTCTTATGGCTTCCATTCTAGCTACcaaagcaaatgtttcttcaaaatctacaCCTTCAACttaagcatatcctttacatactggTCTAGATTTATTCCAGAccactttaccttcttcattcaacttatttacgaAAACCCaattagtgcctatcacattttgcCTTTAGGTCATGGGACTAACTCCCATTTCTCATTCTTCTTCATCTAAGATAATTCTTCTTTAGTAGGATCTTGCCACCCGTTCTCCTTACTTGCTTTTGCATAATTGATTGGTTGAATCTTTGACTATAAGGCAAATATACTTGTTCATTTTTTCTCTATGATTTTTTTTGGGTATGAACACCACtgtccttatctcctataatttgatctTTTTAATAATTCGTTTGCACATACCATGCTGAAGTCTTTTCATTGGTTATCTCTGATTCATTTCTAGGGTCTTCATCATCTCTATGAGTTGAATCAACATTGTCGTCTTCTCAAGAGTCTCACTTCGTTGCAATGATTCATGAATACTtacatttgcattttctactactttcttcagtctcttgttgtaacatctatatgattttctagTCAtttaataaccaagaaaaataccttcatcaaatCTAGAATCAAATTACCTTCGTCTCTTTTGATGTAGCACTTGATTTCAAAGATTCTGAAATGTCTCACTGATGCTTATATCACATTCCACAATTCATATGGTGTCTTTGTTGTCCATGGCCCGATCTGAGCTTCGCTCAAGATGTATATTATTGTTTGATAGGATTCTCTCTAGTAAACATTTGGTAACTGTGCTTGCCTTAACATGGTTTTATCCATCTCCTAAACaatctatttctttctttccaccacttgAATTTGCTATCTAGTCCTAGGTGTTGAATATTGTCTTTGGATTCCATACTTTGCACTAAATTCTTCATAtctatcagaagtgaattctccacctctatctaaTCTTTATTTCTAACTAATTGGCTTTTAACTTCTCAGaagcattttctttttcttttcattacTAATCcaagacattctagaataatcattagtaAGCAtgatgaaatacctatcaccttgtagaCTCTTTATTCTCATTGGACGACacaaatgaacatgaatcaaatcCAATAGCTTTGCAGTAGAGAATTCCATGGTAGAAAATTTAGTCTCCATCTTCTTTCCTTCATGGCATGGTTTGCATCTTGTAGATGAAGGCTTCTTTATCTTAGGCATATTTTTTACCATTCCTTTTGAGATACTTCTCacaagatcatcaaaattgatatgTCCCATCCTTCTATTCCAAAGCCGAATTTCCTCTTTTTTAATGAAAAACAGTTTTATCCATTTACTTCACTTAGATGATATACATCACTGTCAATTATGCTTCCTTCAACAACCAATTCTTTGGTATCCTTCTTTTTTATTCACAACCCTTCTCATTGAAAGACAAACTATATCTATTGTCACACATCTGAATTACACataagattatgtttcaaaccttctacatataaAACATTATAAGTTTTTGTCTTGCCACCATAAAGACTCAAACTACCCTTTGAGATATAGAGGTTGTATGTGTGTGCGAGAATCAACAAATTTGAGTAAATTAGTTTGGAAAGAGGTGCATTCAACACAATATTCGAGACACCAGGGGTTACAAAATTAGTCTTTTGAGATATAGAGGTTGTATATGTGTGTCAGAATCAACAAATTTGAGTAAATTAGTTTGGAAAGAGGTGCATTCAACGCAATATTCGAAACATTCATGGGTTACAAAATTATTAACAAATGTCAAGCCCCTTTATTTTTGGAAAGGAATGAACAAAGATGTTGCAAGGTTTGTGGGAAGTTATTTTGAATGTCAAATGGTGAAGGTAGAACACCAAGACCCAACAAGACTTTTGCAACCTCATGTCGTTCCAGATTGGAAATGGCAGATTATTAGCATGGACTTTGTGCAGGGTTTACCCATGTATAGGAACAAAAGCAATGTCATTTTGGTAGTGGTAGATAGGATTACCAAAGTATCCCACTTCATACCTAGAAATTTGATGGATGGAGCACCTGTCATTGCCCGAAATTTTGTGTAAGAGATATTTCAATTGCACGAGGTGTTGGAGAAGATTATATCAAGCCAAGATGTTAGGATGACATCAAGGTTTTGGCAAACCTTGTTTGTAGCTTTAGGAACCCAATTAAACATCAATTCAGCATACcacccagagacagatggccaACAGATTGAGTAAATCATGTATTAGAAGATCTTCTAAGAATTTATTACACCAACAATACAAAGCAGAAGATTTCTTATCATTGGTGGAATTCATGTATAATTCTTATTAATCAGCCATCAAGATGGTGTCATTTGAGACATTATACGAAAGGAGGTGGCAAACTCCTATCAGCTAGGATAAGATAGAAGATAGGATTAAAGCCATGGTGTTGAGATGCTCTCAGAAATGGAAGAACAAGTTAAGCTAATCAGATAAAGGTTAGCAAAAAATAACGATCGATAAAAGAATTATGTGGATGGAAAGCGGATTCCAAGACAATTTATGGTAGGAGAGAAAGTGCTCTTAAGGGTAAAACCACAAAAAAGCTCCATCAAGTTTGGGAAGTCTTCCAAACTAGCACCAAGATATGTGGAACCATTTGAAGTCCTAGAAGTTACCAACCGAGTTGCATGCAGAATAATTCTCTACCATCAACTCTCATCCAATTACACGTGTTTCATATTTCCTATTTGAATAATTATGTATAAGATTTTGACCATATgattgattggaactctttgcaggtgcAAGACCCAAGTGTGGTCTTAATTGAGCCACTCAGGGTGCTCGAGGTACGTAATCTTCGCTTGCATAATCGTGAGGTTAAACAATGTAAGGTCCAATGAGACCAATATACAAAAAATAGTGCTACCTAGGAAGACTATGATGAGATCCATCAGAAATTCCCCACCTCTTTAATGTTTTAAATGGTTAAAGAACTCTATGATATGTTATGCTTAAACTTGATACTTTAAATTTTGTGTTGATACTTAATCATTGAGGATGACGATTATCGAGGGGGAGGATattttacaaacttctctcatgaaACAATTGCAGCTTTTCCTTTCTTGCACAATAGTGATGAGATGAATGTATGTGAAGCTTTGTGAATACATCAATTAAATGAGTTGCATTGAAATGAATGAATTTTAATTCAAATGAACATGTGATCTAATGCTTTGGTATTTGTATTCTTGATATGGTTTTAAGTTACAGCCTAACTACATTTGTGAATCTAAGTGGATGAAGGAGACTTCACTACCCTCCAAAAGGAGAGGGAGAGTATCATTGGGGAAAGAGGTACAAACATGAGAAGAGGTTGTTGCCATAAAATCCAAATTCAAACCCATTATGAGAAAAGTTGTCTATTATGGTTCAATGATGTTACATAATGGCTTAGTTTGTAGTATCAATATTTTGATGTTTCTAGTGTCAGGACCTTGTGTTCTCTGGATAGACATGTTAGAGTCATCACCATCTTGTTAATACCTTCtatcatcattttattttatttgacaTGATAATATTCCCTATCTTAGATCATCAATATGAATATAAGTGTATGATGAACTACgtaatatgcatatacatacactcacatacatacatatagatatagatgTGAATATGTGTATATACGTATACCATCATATAAGAACATTGGTATTGATAAATTAAGGTAAGACGTGAATTTAATTTAACATGACAAGAATGGTTTCTTCTCTATTAATATATAAGTCCTAACTCTTGGCCAAATAAGTATCGATGGCCATAGTGATTTGATATAGCCTATGCTAACAAGAGGTCACACAATCTTTTGTTACCATGCGCTATCCATTATAAAGCCAACCCTAGTTGGGTCAAGACAACCAAATGTAAGCATTTAATTGAATGGGACAAAATCTATATCGATGGTAAGAGCTTGATAAGCTCATAAGCA is part of the Cryptomeria japonica chromosome 10, Sugi_1.0, whole genome shotgun sequence genome and harbors:
- the LOC131858999 gene encoding uncharacterized mitochondrial protein AtMg00810-like, with product MKDLGLLHYFLGLEVWQQTVGIILNQGKYTIDILKRFGMMDCKPMSTLMETNLHKLREAGASSESVDSTLYRQMIESLMYLINTRPDIFYVVNALSRFMCEPKQLHIVAPKHILRYLRGTIGYGLKYKEVDLNLYGYTNSDWAGSVVDRKSTSRCCFSLGSAMISWFSRKQSSVAQSSTEA